One Spirochaeta africana DSM 8902 genomic window carries:
- a CDS encoding M48 family metallopeptidase, with protein MKNPESQQLIVAGVGIELLRKRVRNVNFRIYPPDGRVRVSAPLRMGEREIRRAVEAKLDWILRQRTRIAEQPRPPAMRLESGELHLVDGRRCRLEVVDLPGVSRAELLPGDVLRLQVPPETDAAGRLRVLEGWYRQRFTDRLPQLLARWEAVVGRRARDCRVRRMRTLWGSCSTGTGRIRLNLELARRSVRCQEYVLVHELTHLHERGHTRRFYALMDRFLPDWRERKRELEQHPLWRYHDESGVSAL; from the coding sequence ATGAAAAACCCCGAATCGCAGCAGCTTATCGTTGCCGGGGTGGGGATCGAGCTCCTGCGCAAACGGGTACGAAATGTGAATTTCCGGATCTATCCGCCGGATGGCAGGGTGCGGGTTTCTGCGCCCCTGCGCATGGGGGAGCGCGAGATTCGCCGGGCGGTGGAGGCAAAGCTGGACTGGATCCTGCGGCAGCGTACGCGGATTGCAGAGCAGCCGCGCCCCCCGGCCATGCGACTGGAGAGCGGGGAGCTGCACCTGGTGGACGGCCGGCGCTGCCGGCTGGAGGTGGTTGATCTGCCGGGGGTATCCCGGGCAGAGCTGCTGCCGGGGGATGTTCTGCGACTGCAGGTGCCGCCGGAGACCGACGCCGCCGGGCGGTTGCGGGTGCTGGAGGGGTGGTATCGGCAGCGGTTCACGGATCGCTTACCGCAGCTGCTAGCCCGCTGGGAGGCTGTGGTAGGGCGTCGTGCCCGTGATTGTCGGGTGCGGCGGATGCGCACACTGTGGGGCAGCTGCAGTACCGGCACGGGGCGAATCCGGCTGAATCTGGAGCTTGCCCGCCGGTCTGTCCGCTGTCAGGAGTATGTGCTGGTGCACGAGTTGACCCATTTGCATGAGCGTGGGCACACCAGGCGGTTTTACGCCTTGATGGACCGGTTTTTACCGGACTGGCGAGAGCGCAAGCGGGAACTGGAGCAGCATCCGCTGTGGAGGTATCATGATGAGAGTGGCGTATCAGCGCTATAG
- a CDS encoding alpha/beta hydrolase: protein MMRVAYQRYRSVACRGILSRHVDVWVPPQYAAQPAQRFPVLYMHDGQNLFDPELAYTGVTWGIAEAMERIDRSSTIRPAIVVGIWNSPNRFGDYQPLKPFATPLGSIKRALSHLHPQARHTRYVADAYLDCLVHSVKPMIDRDYRTLPDPGHTMVMGSSMGGLISLYALCEYPEIFGGAGCLSTHWPVVQPEMFRYLRNNLPNPGKHRLYFDRGTAGLDRRYRRGQQQMDRLAEDFGYREGRDYLSLVFEGHDHSERSWSSRIDRPLEFLLSAQS from the coding sequence ATGATGAGAGTGGCGTATCAGCGCTATAGGTCCGTTGCCTGCCGGGGAATCCTTTCGCGGCATGTTGATGTCTGGGTGCCGCCGCAGTATGCGGCACAGCCTGCACAACGCTTTCCGGTACTGTACATGCATGACGGCCAGAATCTGTTTGACCCGGAACTCGCGTATACGGGGGTGACCTGGGGGATCGCCGAGGCTATGGAGCGGATCGACCGTAGTAGTACAATCCGGCCGGCAATTGTGGTCGGGATCTGGAACTCTCCAAACCGCTTTGGCGATTATCAGCCGCTGAAGCCCTTTGCCACTCCCCTCGGCAGCATCAAGCGAGCGCTGTCGCATCTGCATCCACAGGCGCGCCATACCCGGTATGTGGCAGACGCGTATCTTGATTGCCTGGTGCATTCTGTCAAACCGATGATCGATCGCGACTACCGGACCCTGCCGGATCCGGGGCATACCATGGTGATGGGTTCCAGTATGGGCGGGTTGATTTCGCTGTATGCCCTGTGCGAGTACCCCGAGATATTTGGTGGTGCGGGATGCCTGTCTACACACTGGCCGGTGGTGCAGCCGGAGATGTTCCGGTACCTGCGTAATAATCTGCCCAATCCCGGAAAACATCGGCTTTACTTTGATCGCGGCACTGCAGGGCTTGATCGCCGCTATCGGCGCGGTCAGCAGCAGATGGATCGCCTGGCAGAGGATTTCGGCTATCGGGAGGGGCGGGACTACCTGAGTCTGGTGTTCGAGGGGCATGACCACAGCGAGCGCAGCTGGTCCAGCCGTATCGATCGGCCGCTCGAGTTCCTGTTGAGCGCCCAGAGCTGA
- a CDS encoding sensor histidine kinase, whose translation MKPLRSFYWRPRCPLPERKTAQLILLCSLFCIAAAQVAGLDISDWQASQLYQQTSVVMLLIDPTDGRIVHANPAAAEFYGYPAETLESMNVADLNIADSDTIRRNISAATKRAENQFRFTHRLADNSLREVEIYSWPIEMDSATVLFSIVTDITEEQQARQQLEQERLRLERAEEIASFGHWVFHLDTGTVEVSRGAERIYGLENPPFTIAQVQKVPLDQYRAALDRAMADLIEGNAPYDIRFRIRRINDGNIRHIHSIAEYDAAQNRIFGIIHDYTSEALARQDLQRRTTWFIAAILAAAAAQLLIILGLVRAIWQRRAAEQHVRRMVREKDMLLREVHHRIKNNMGTIMNLLSLQADTMQSQEAVDALEESRSRVGSMLVIYDKLYRSGQYGQLSVQDYLESLTHEVRETFASGRRITLQTDIQDFPMDAQQLFHLGILTNELLTNAIKYAFPDQRPGEIHITASRSADNLAQLEIRDNGIGLPETAVPQGSGFGLELVDILVQQLDGRLQVHRNRGTTFRVEFPAR comes from the coding sequence GTGAAACCACTGCGTTCATTCTATTGGCGCCCTCGCTGTCCCCTGCCAGAACGAAAGACTGCGCAGCTGATACTGCTGTGCAGTCTTTTTTGTATCGCCGCCGCTCAGGTTGCCGGGCTGGATATCTCTGACTGGCAGGCCTCGCAGCTGTATCAGCAGACCTCGGTGGTGATGTTATTGATTGACCCGACTGATGGGCGTATTGTTCACGCAAACCCGGCGGCGGCGGAATTCTACGGCTACCCTGCCGAGACCCTCGAATCCATGAATGTGGCCGATCTGAATATCGCCGACTCAGACACCATCCGAAGAAACATCTCGGCAGCGACTAAACGTGCAGAAAACCAGTTCCGGTTTACGCATCGCCTGGCCGACAACAGCCTGCGAGAGGTAGAGATCTACAGCTGGCCGATCGAGATGGACAGCGCCACCGTGCTGTTCTCGATTGTGACCGACATAACCGAGGAACAGCAGGCACGGCAGCAGCTTGAACAGGAACGCTTGCGGCTGGAGCGCGCCGAGGAGATCGCCAGTTTCGGGCACTGGGTGTTCCATCTGGATACCGGTACGGTAGAGGTGTCCCGCGGCGCTGAACGGATCTACGGGCTGGAGAATCCCCCCTTCACGATCGCCCAGGTGCAGAAGGTCCCGTTGGACCAGTACCGCGCAGCTCTGGACAGGGCCATGGCAGACCTGATCGAGGGTAATGCCCCCTACGATATCCGCTTTCGCATTCGCCGTATCAATGACGGCAACATCCGCCATATCCACTCCATCGCCGAGTACGATGCCGCCCAGAACCGCATATTCGGGATTATTCACGACTACACCAGCGAAGCCCTGGCCCGCCAGGACCTGCAGCGCCGTACCACATGGTTCATTGCAGCCATCCTTGCGGCAGCAGCAGCACAGCTGCTCATCATCCTTGGCCTGGTTCGAGCTATCTGGCAACGCCGCGCCGCCGAGCAGCATGTGCGCCGTATGGTACGGGAAAAGGATATGCTTTTGCGCGAGGTTCATCACCGCATCAAGAACAACATGGGCACCATCATGAATCTGCTGTCGCTGCAGGCAGACACCATGCAGTCGCAGGAGGCCGTGGATGCCCTGGAGGAATCGCGTTCGCGGGTCGGCAGCATGCTGGTGATCTATGACAAGCTGTATCGCTCCGGGCAGTACGGGCAGCTTTCAGTGCAGGACTACCTGGAGTCGCTGACCCACGAAGTCCGGGAAACCTTTGCGTCGGGCCGCCGCATAACCCTGCAGACAGATATCCAGGACTTTCCCATGGACGCCCAGCAGCTGTTCCACCTGGGTATCCTGACGAATGAACTGCTGACCAACGCCATCAAATACGCCTTCCCCGACCAGCGCCCCGGCGAGATACATATCACCGCCTCGCGCTCAGCGGACAATCTGGCACAGCTCGAGATTCGTGACAACGGCATCGGCCTGCCGGAGACGGCCGTCCCCCAAGGCAGTGGATTCGGGCTGGAACTGGTTGATATTCTGGTGCAGCAGCTCGACGGCAGGCTGCAGGTACACCGGAACAGGGGCACCACCTTCCGGGTGGAGTTTCCTGCCAGATAG
- a CDS encoding alpha-amylase family glycosyl hydrolase yields MRMFFSLSNGRAPAARVFTAAGALGSLLLISLAIGCASPAERSFEAPAPDHAPLAAIDDPSPSPSHFRDLSPIQPDPDRSLAAADADWYKDSVFYHIWINAFNDSTGDGIGDIPGITEKLDYLVDLGITGIWLSPFFESASTEINLHMYDTTDHYTVDPRFGTNEDLDELLAEAHARGIRVIFDWVPNHISNEHPWFIESAAGENDREDWFVWRDEPGSQDGPWGQQVWHRHSNGRYYYGVFWSGMPDINFRHQAAKDAMTDVAIYWLNRGFDGMRVDAMKYMYEDERSIRGGYEDEDENFEYFQAIRSQILDEFGTHTDSDGDAFHKFMVAENWTSSHASLERYMVDEDGNLGFHMTLDFPFAYAAANRIPFQLSNHWNWVTEDLHEDAWMGTFLSNHDNVVNRPISVHGEPEVRSVVAVQLMGPGTPYLYYGNEIGMEDAAEFGGASHADRRHRQPFEWEMMEAQDSDPDSLLNLHRDLTALRHSRVSLRRGDYTMLSTADRTLVFLRSYNSETTLAAVNLGDDTPSVDVELPGDWQDGELLFDDNSGLTLQDGRLSGNFAAAASAAWSLD; encoded by the coding sequence ATGCGTATGTTTTTTAGCTTGAGTAACGGGCGCGCGCCGGCAGCGCGCGTATTCACGGCAGCCGGGGCGCTCGGTTCCCTGCTGCTGATCAGCCTGGCCATTGGCTGCGCCTCGCCTGCGGAACGCAGCTTCGAGGCCCCCGCTCCCGATCACGCCCCCCTGGCCGCGATCGACGACCCCTCGCCCTCACCATCACATTTTCGTGATCTGTCGCCCATCCAGCCCGACCCCGACCGCAGCCTGGCTGCCGCGGATGCCGACTGGTACAAAGACTCGGTGTTTTACCACATCTGGATCAACGCCTTTAACGACAGCACCGGCGACGGCATCGGTGACATCCCCGGCATCACCGAGAAGCTGGACTACCTGGTGGATCTCGGGATTACCGGCATCTGGCTCTCACCCTTTTTCGAGTCAGCCAGCACCGAGATAAACCTGCACATGTATGACACCACGGATCACTACACCGTCGATCCACGCTTCGGCACCAACGAAGACCTGGATGAACTGCTGGCCGAAGCGCATGCGCGCGGGATTCGGGTCATCTTTGACTGGGTTCCCAATCACATCTCTAACGAGCACCCCTGGTTTATCGAGTCGGCCGCCGGCGAGAACGATCGCGAGGACTGGTTTGTATGGCGCGACGAGCCTGGCAGCCAGGACGGTCCCTGGGGGCAGCAGGTATGGCACCGCCACAGCAATGGCCGCTACTACTACGGCGTGTTCTGGTCCGGCATGCCGGACATCAACTTCCGCCATCAGGCAGCCAAGGATGCCATGACCGACGTGGCAATCTACTGGCTGAACCGCGGTTTCGACGGCATGCGGGTGGACGCTATGAAGTACATGTACGAGGACGAACGCTCGATCCGCGGCGGGTACGAGGATGAGGACGAGAACTTCGAGTACTTTCAGGCCATCCGCAGTCAGATCCTGGACGAGTTTGGCACCCACACCGACAGCGACGGCGATGCCTTTCACAAGTTCATGGTCGCCGAGAACTGGACCAGCAGCCACGCCAGCCTGGAGCGCTACATGGTAGACGAGGACGGCAACCTGGGATTTCACATGACCCTGGACTTTCCCTTTGCCTATGCGGCCGCCAACCGGATACCTTTCCAGCTCAGTAATCACTGGAACTGGGTTACCGAGGATCTGCACGAAGACGCCTGGATGGGAACCTTTCTGTCCAACCATGACAACGTGGTAAACCGTCCTATCAGTGTTCATGGTGAACCCGAGGTCCGCTCGGTCGTTGCTGTGCAGCTGATGGGCCCCGGCACCCCGTACCTGTATTACGGCAACGAGATCGGCATGGAGGATGCTGCCGAGTTTGGCGGCGCCAGTCACGCCGACCGCCGCCATCGCCAGCCCTTCGAGTGGGAGATGATGGAAGCCCAGGACAGCGATCCCGACAGCCTGCTGAATCTGCATCGCGACCTGACCGCCCTGCGCCACAGCCGGGTGAGCCTGCGCCGCGGAGACTACACCATGCTGTCAACCGCTGATCGCACCCTGGTGTTTCTGCGCAGCTATAACAGCGAGACCACCCTGGCAGCGGTCAATCTGGGCGACGACACCCCCTCGGTCGATGTCGAGCTGCCTGGCGACTGGCAGGACGGCGAGCTGCTGTTCGATGACAACAGCGGCCTGACCCTGCAGGACGGCCGCCTGAGCGGCAATTTTGCCGCAGCAGCCAGCGCGGCCTGGTCACTCGATTAG
- a CDS encoding ABC transporter substrate-binding protein translates to MGTSRWLLMAAAVVLVFSLATGCAGDADEEIVLTWPSIWVGQDSKAEAVEQIVNEFNEEHAGSIRVVIEPQYDYDGYEDTIRTRLAARQVPDIFTFKLSPTTAAYYEGDLLMDLTDALAGGWGDDFNQGNIDASTINGATKSLPYEIGLTPVWYNQRLFEQAGISEFPRTIDDFWAAADALKAEGIVPTSQMTGGTNAWTSMLWYTHLVGSFGGPNAWDRPWDDPVFADAAAVLKQMYQDGNTTRDAIGADAGVSGGHYMNERTAMFINGPWFIGNIRDNAPAAYEATALAPAPQAGDYHGHQVGWLHANLAAAHTTDEARRDAVITFLQYFTSPENAKRVSLSSGSLVSIEFEVGPDDDVDPLQQAFIEAGNQSTFLIDHLEASKSSTVVAEFGQALGQMVLEDLSPQEFVAMLRDAE, encoded by the coding sequence ATGGGTACGTCACGATGGCTGCTGATGGCAGCGGCGGTGGTGTTGGTGTTTTCGCTTGCGACCGGTTGTGCCGGGGATGCTGACGAGGAGATTGTGCTGACATGGCCAAGTATCTGGGTTGGTCAGGACTCCAAGGCCGAGGCGGTCGAGCAGATTGTCAACGAGTTCAACGAGGAGCATGCCGGTTCCATCCGGGTGGTTATCGAGCCGCAGTATGATTACGACGGCTACGAGGATACAATCCGCACCCGACTGGCAGCCCGGCAGGTGCCGGATATTTTTACCTTTAAACTGAGTCCGACTACCGCTGCCTATTACGAGGGTGATCTGCTGATGGATCTGACCGATGCGCTGGCCGGCGGCTGGGGAGATGACTTTAATCAGGGCAATATCGATGCCTCGACAATCAATGGAGCTACCAAGTCGCTGCCCTATGAGATCGGGCTGACCCCGGTATGGTATAACCAGCGGCTGTTTGAGCAAGCCGGAATCAGTGAATTCCCGCGCACTATAGATGATTTCTGGGCGGCGGCTGATGCATTGAAGGCAGAGGGGATTGTGCCGACCAGTCAGATGACCGGGGGTACCAATGCCTGGACCAGCATGCTGTGGTACACCCATCTGGTGGGCAGTTTTGGCGGGCCGAATGCCTGGGACCGACCCTGGGATGATCCGGTGTTTGCCGATGCCGCGGCGGTACTGAAGCAGATGTACCAGGATGGCAATACTACCCGCGATGCAATCGGTGCCGATGCCGGGGTATCCGGTGGGCACTACATGAACGAGCGTACCGCCATGTTTATCAACGGCCCCTGGTTTATCGGTAACATCCGTGACAACGCCCCGGCAGCGTACGAGGCCACCGCCCTGGCACCGGCTCCGCAGGCTGGTGACTACCACGGGCATCAGGTGGGCTGGCTGCATGCAAACCTGGCGGCGGCTCACACAACGGACGAGGCTCGCCGTGACGCCGTGATCACCTTTTTACAGTATTTTACCAGTCCGGAGAACGCCAAGCGGGTATCTTTGAGCTCGGGCTCACTGGTGTCGATCGAGTTCGAGGTGGGGCCGGATGATGATGTTGACCCGCTGCAGCAGGCCTTTATCGAGGCGGGTAACCAGTCGACATTTCTGATTGATCATCTGGAGGCCAGCAAGAGCTCCACAGTGGTGGCCGAGTTTGGCCAGGCACTGGGGCAGATGGTACTGGAGGATCTGTCGCCACAGGAGTTTGTAGCAATGCTGCGGGATGCCGAGTAA
- a CDS encoding carbohydrate ABC transporter permease — protein sequence MKKNLHFKNRNLRWIVLFLLPIALLYGAFFIYPLVSLAVISMMEWNGISAMEFVGLDNFRHLFAHSTFQTSIRNNVIWALSASLLQIPFALVVAMVLARAPRGWRFFRTVFFLPNVISLVALAMLWRAMYNPEFGVINSFLEAVGLEHLTRNWLGELNTALPALIISYQIYVGYFMVIILAGAMSIPKSLYEAAMLDGANVIQQEVYITLPVIRGIIVTAGTLAVAFALRQFETTFLMTGGGPANRTPVMGLFMYRRMAGLQYGLAAATGVVLIIVGVVVLTALKQTVGRSDPIEDMKQ from the coding sequence ATGAAGAAGAACCTGCATTTCAAGAATCGTAATCTGCGCTGGATCGTGCTGTTCCTGCTGCCGATCGCGCTGCTCTACGGTGCCTTTTTTATCTATCCGCTTGTTTCCCTGGCGGTGATCAGCATGATGGAGTGGAACGGGATTTCCGCCATGGAGTTTGTGGGGCTGGACAACTTCCGGCACTTGTTTGCCCATTCCACCTTTCAGACGTCGATTCGCAACAATGTGATCTGGGCACTGTCGGCCTCGCTGCTGCAGATACCGTTTGCCCTGGTCGTGGCAATGGTGCTGGCACGGGCGCCCCGGGGCTGGCGGTTTTTCCGGACGGTGTTCTTTCTGCCAAACGTAATATCGCTGGTGGCCCTGGCAATGCTGTGGCGGGCCATGTACAACCCCGAGTTCGGGGTGATCAACAGCTTTCTGGAGGCGGTGGGGCTGGAGCACCTGACCAGAAACTGGCTGGGTGAGCTGAACACCGCCCTGCCGGCACTGATCATTTCCTACCAGATCTATGTCGGCTATTTTATGGTGATTATTCTGGCCGGGGCTATGTCGATTCCCAAGTCGCTGTACGAGGCGGCGATGCTGGATGGCGCCAATGTGATTCAGCAGGAGGTGTACATCACCCTGCCGGTAATCCGGGGGATTATCGTGACCGCGGGGACCCTGGCGGTGGCGTTTGCGCTACGGCAATTTGAAACCACCTTCCTGATGACCGGCGGCGGGCCGGCCAATCGCACCCCGGTAATGGGGTTGTTTATGTACCGGCGTATGGCAGGGCTGCAGTACGGCCTGGCCGCGGCTACCGGGGTGGTGTTGATTATTGTCGGGGTGGTGGTGCTTACCGCGCTCAAACAGACGGTGGGGCGCTCGGATCCGATCGAGGATATGAAGCAGTAG
- a CDS encoding carbohydrate ABC transporter permease: MKNAVNQTPIPVVYGSLALKWGLLIGYTVVALFPLIWLTVSAFKTNLEIQIAPFALPETWQYRNFINAITISGLPRYFLHSAIVATLATGLNLLVTSMASFVIARERFLLRRVIFIMITAGVLVPIVAFMVPYYTLITRLRLYDTLWALIVTYAAINIPISVFLITSFMSTIPRELEDSAAIDGCSFWQRYSRIILPLSRAGLVTAATFSFIYCWNEFVYALLLTSSRSARTVQLAIRFFTSQFRTDYAGMFAAIVLTMVPTVLVYTLLHDKIISGLTAGAVKG; this comes from the coding sequence ATGAAAAATGCAGTGAATCAAACCCCGATCCCGGTTGTCTATGGGAGCCTGGCGCTGAAGTGGGGGTTGCTGATCGGCTATACCGTAGTGGCACTATTTCCGCTGATCTGGCTTACGGTGTCGGCGTTCAAGACCAACCTCGAGATTCAGATAGCCCCGTTTGCCCTGCCGGAGACCTGGCAGTATCGTAACTTTATCAACGCGATTACGATCTCCGGTCTGCCGCGCTACTTTCTGCATTCAGCGATTGTAGCGACCCTGGCTACCGGGCTGAATCTGCTGGTTACCTCGATGGCGTCGTTTGTGATTGCCCGCGAACGGTTTCTGCTGCGGCGGGTGATATTTATCATGATAACTGCCGGGGTGCTGGTGCCGATCGTGGCATTTATGGTGCCGTACTACACCCTGATCACCCGTTTGCGGCTGTATGACACCCTGTGGGCGTTGATTGTGACCTATGCAGCGATCAACATCCCGATATCGGTGTTTCTGATTACCAGCTTTATGTCTACCATTCCACGCGAGCTAGAGGACTCGGCGGCCATTGACGGCTGCAGTTTCTGGCAGCGCTACTCCCGGATAATCCTGCCGCTGTCGCGGGCCGGGCTGGTGACAGCGGCCACCTTCAGTTTTATCTACTGCTGGAACGAGTTCGTGTATGCCTTGTTGCTGACCTCCTCGCGGAGTGCGCGCACGGTACAGCTGGCAATCCGCTTTTTTACCAGTCAGTTTCGAACCGATTATGCCGGGATGTTTGCCGCAATTGTGCTGACCATGGTGCCGACGGTTTTGGTGTACACCCTGCTGCATGACAAGATCATCTCCGGATTGACCGCCGGGGCCGTGAAAGGCTAG
- a CDS encoding L-fucose/L-arabinose isomerase family protein, with translation MNNTQPQIWPAARTAGVIQDPKVGLMIMGRKRPGFDPEWGAAVRRAVQGYLEGLPFGLTVPSDNIADEAELQRAVEVCRTAGVTVMLLVQPTISDGRLAPMLARLWQRPLLLWATTEKPGVSSISANSLVGTHVMAATLRQLGHPLELVFGHPEDHEVCNRVEQSIRAVHAADSLQRRKLGLVGYHAPGFVDFHADPVFLQQQLGSQLYHLNTPELMDMVMAYTNQELEDECAAFLAWQLPVARSAQAAGFSADARQELLFQARYYRAFRDLFDLEGFDAMAFRCWPDLPTVLGHWPYAALARLVSEGFPIAMEGDVDGALCSRLAESAGMGPVYLSDWLEHTADSITIWHTGAAPLQLARPAGVPGGPELGVQFNNKKPTVIESTIRSGMKATLFRLWRCGGGYRITALEGETIDPARHIEATNGVFSTDRVDVRRWFEDMVQLGMPHHVCLVEGHVGDTLRRIARMIGAAWV, from the coding sequence ATGAACAACACACAACCACAGATATGGCCGGCAGCGCGCACTGCCGGGGTGATTCAGGACCCGAAGGTCGGGCTGATGATTATGGGACGCAAGCGCCCGGGGTTCGACCCTGAATGGGGCGCGGCTGTTCGTCGGGCGGTACAGGGGTACCTGGAGGGACTGCCGTTCGGGTTGACCGTGCCGTCGGATAATATTGCTGACGAGGCTGAGCTGCAGCGGGCGGTCGAGGTTTGCCGGACTGCCGGGGTTACGGTGATGCTGCTGGTACAGCCGACAATCTCGGATGGGAGGCTGGCACCGATGCTGGCGCGGCTGTGGCAGCGACCGCTGCTGCTGTGGGCGACTACCGAGAAGCCCGGGGTGAGCAGTATAAGTGCCAACTCGCTCGTCGGAACCCATGTGATGGCGGCCACCCTGCGACAGCTGGGGCATCCGCTGGAGCTGGTGTTCGGGCATCCGGAGGATCATGAGGTCTGCAACCGGGTCGAGCAGTCGATCCGTGCGGTGCATGCTGCCGACAGTCTGCAGCGGCGTAAACTGGGGCTGGTGGGATATCATGCCCCGGGGTTTGTGGATTTCCATGCCGATCCGGTGTTTCTGCAGCAGCAGCTGGGCTCCCAGCTGTATCATCTGAACACCCCTGAGCTGATGGATATGGTTATGGCCTATACGAATCAGGAGCTCGAGGACGAGTGTGCAGCTTTTCTGGCATGGCAGCTGCCGGTGGCGCGGTCGGCGCAGGCTGCCGGTTTTTCTGCAGACGCCAGGCAGGAGCTGCTGTTCCAGGCCCGTTACTATCGGGCGTTTCGCGATCTGTTCGATCTGGAGGGGTTCGATGCCATGGCGTTTCGCTGCTGGCCGGATCTGCCAACGGTTCTGGGGCACTGGCCCTACGCGGCTCTGGCGCGGCTGGTGTCCGAGGGGTTTCCGATTGCGATGGAGGGTGATGTTGACGGGGCGTTGTGTTCGCGGCTGGCCGAGAGTGCCGGGATGGGGCCGGTGTATCTGTCCGACTGGCTGGAGCATACCGCCGACAGCATCACGATCTGGCATACCGGTGCGGCCCCGCTGCAGCTGGCCAGACCGGCAGGGGTGCCCGGCGGTCCGGAGCTGGGGGTGCAGTTTAACAACAAAAAGCCGACGGTTATCGAGTCGACCATTCGTTCAGGTATGAAGGCAACCCTGTTCCGTTTGTGGCGCTGCGGTGGGGGTTATCGAATAACCGCGCTGGAGGGTGAGACAATCGACCCTGCACGGCATATCGAGGCTACCAACGGGGTGTTTTCTACCGACCGGGTCGATGTACGGCGCTGGTTTGAGGATATGGTGCAGCTGGGCATGCCGCATCATGTCTGTCTGGTCGAGGGGCATGTCGGGGACACCCTGCGCCGGATTGCCCGCATGATCGGTGCTGCCTGGGTGTAG
- a CDS encoding ROK family transcriptional regulator: MKRRPIRHTDIRLNNERLILQLAFQHGTISQSMVVKHTGLKAPTVFRIFAKLSEAGFISQCEDSASIDQGIPPDRKGRRPNLYCVNPTSGYALGIDFSSLGAAVIAVDFSNTVIYRNSMELSGISEREQVMEILEQLLQTALQDSRLPEEALLGIGVAAPGVVDTATGRVQRYARIKGLSGYSIKERLEQRFEVPVHVHNNASVIASSAYHYGCAREERSVLAILVRSGIGGALVKGGEIFLNGSTTALEIGSTSPSPCTPEQLLADSATLESMVAEAPLLNRLQQRYAVGDWNEADSRLSPAEINSALHEEQLAFATTVRNLYHIFHPDAVLLISRFPALSRFLEDSARAVLPESRLLPMVYDPVQACYGATDIVFREFFHCRPELAAGTDIQENPGQPGTR, encoded by the coding sequence ATGAAACGCAGACCGATCCGACATACCGACATTCGGCTCAACAACGAGCGCCTGATACTTCAGCTGGCCTTTCAGCACGGCACTATTTCCCAGTCCATGGTGGTCAAACACACCGGCCTGAAAGCACCTACTGTTTTCCGGATCTTCGCCAAGCTCAGCGAGGCCGGGTTTATCAGCCAGTGCGAGGACAGCGCCAGCATCGACCAGGGGATCCCCCCGGATCGCAAAGGGCGACGCCCCAACCTGTACTGTGTTAACCCCACCTCCGGATACGCCCTGGGGATCGATTTTTCCAGTCTGGGCGCAGCTGTCATCGCAGTGGATTTTTCCAACACCGTGATCTATCGCAACAGTATGGAATTATCCGGTATCAGCGAGCGCGAACAGGTCATGGAGATCCTCGAACAGCTGCTGCAGACCGCCCTGCAGGACAGCAGGCTCCCCGAAGAGGCCCTGCTCGGCATCGGTGTGGCAGCACCGGGGGTGGTCGACACCGCCACCGGGCGGGTTCAGCGTTATGCACGCATCAAGGGATTGAGCGGTTACTCCATCAAGGAGCGCCTGGAACAGCGCTTCGAGGTTCCGGTACATGTGCACAACAACGCCTCGGTAATCGCCTCCAGCGCATACCATTACGGCTGCGCACGCGAGGAGCGCAGTGTGCTTGCTATCCTGGTGCGCTCCGGGATCGGGGGCGCACTGGTCAAGGGCGGCGAGATCTTCCTGAACGGCAGCACCACCGCGCTGGAGATCGGCAGCACCAGCCCCAGCCCCTGCACACCCGAGCAGCTGCTGGCCGACAGCGCCACCCTGGAATCGATGGTGGCCGAAGCCCCCCTGCTGAACCGCCTACAGCAGCGCTACGCGGTTGGTGACTGGAATGAAGCCGACAGCCGTCTCTCGCCGGCCGAAATAAACAGCGCCCTGCATGAGGAGCAGCTGGCATTCGCCACCACGGTGCGCAACCTCTACCACATCTTTCACCCCGATGCGGTTCTGCTGATCTCCCGCTTTCCGGCACTCTCGAGGTTTCTGGAAGACTCTGCTCGCGCAGTCCTCCCGGAAAGCAGGCTGCTGCCGATGGTGTACGACCCGGTGCAGGCCTGTTATGGCGCCACCGACATCGTGTTCCGGGAGTTTTTTCACTGCCGCCCGGAGCTGGCCGCCGGCACCGACATCCAGGAGAATCCCGGCCAGCCGGGAACCAGGTGA